A region from the Streptomyces tsukubensis genome encodes:
- a CDS encoding cobalamin biosynthesis protein, whose protein sequence is MRADRIFAYGATAGLLGDLLLGDPRRGHPVAVFGRAAGASERLLWRDHRGWGALHTAVCAGGAVAVAAGAARTLRRRPLASAALTAAATWAVVGGTSLAREARAVGDALAAGDLEAARARLPHLCGRDPQALDGPEIARAVVESVAENTSDAVVGALVWGAVAGAPGLVGFRAVNTLDAMVGHRSPRYHRFGWAAARLDDAAGWPGARLTAALAVAAGDDPRGAVRAWRADAHGHPSPNAGPVEASFAGALGVRLGGTLSYGGRVEHRAVLNGGARPVEVGDIERAVRLSQRVGALTLGVCLAGRWAAGRLGRLGRPGYQRVTDFPGSGR, encoded by the coding sequence GTGAGGGCCGACCGGATCTTCGCGTACGGCGCCACGGCGGGGCTCCTCGGTGATCTGCTGCTCGGTGATCCCCGCCGGGGGCATCCCGTGGCCGTGTTCGGGCGGGCCGCGGGCGCGTCCGAGCGGCTGCTGTGGCGTGACCACCGGGGCTGGGGCGCGCTCCACACCGCTGTCTGCGCGGGCGGCGCCGTCGCCGTGGCGGCGGGTGCCGCGCGGACCCTGCGCCGCCGACCCCTGGCGTCCGCCGCGTTGACCGCTGCCGCCACCTGGGCCGTGGTCGGCGGTACGTCCCTGGCCCGTGAGGCACGGGCGGTGGGGGACGCGCTGGCGGCCGGGGACCTCGAAGCCGCCCGGGCGCGGCTGCCGCATCTGTGCGGGCGGGATCCGCAGGCACTGGACGGGCCGGAGATCGCCCGGGCCGTGGTGGAGTCCGTCGCCGAGAACACCTCCGACGCGGTGGTGGGGGCCCTGGTGTGGGGGGCCGTGGCCGGGGCGCCGGGGCTCGTCGGCTTCCGGGCCGTGAACACGCTGGACGCCATGGTGGGGCACCGCTCGCCGCGGTACCACCGGTTCGGCTGGGCGGCGGCGCGGCTCGACGATGCGGCGGGCTGGCCGGGAGCCAGGCTCACGGCGGCGCTCGCGGTCGCCGCGGGCGATGACCCGCGGGGTGCGGTACGGGCGTGGCGGGCGGACGCACACGGGCATCCCAGCCCCAACGCGGGCCCGGTCGAGGCGTCGTTCGCGGGCGCTCTGGGGGTACGGCTCGGCGGCACGCTGTCGTACGGCGGCCGGGTCGAGCACCGGGCGGTCCTCAACGGCGGCGCACGGCCGGTCGAGGTCGGGGACATCGAGCGTGCGGTACGGCTTTCGCAACGGGTGGGCGCGCTGACGCTGGGCGTGTGCCTGGCCGGACGGTGGGCGGCGGGCCGACTGGGGCGGTTGGGGCGGCCGGGATACCAGAGGGTGACGGATTTTCCCGGGAGCGGGCGGTAG
- a CDS encoding cobyric acid synthase codes for MEGRRRGGGLLVAGTTSDAGKSVVTAGICRWLARQGVKVAPFKGQNMSLNSFVTRDGAEIGRAQAMQAQAAGVEPSALMNPVLLKPGGDRTSQVMLLGRPVGEMSARGYFGRAGRREELLTTVLDCLDQLRSTYSAVICEGAGSPAEINLRRTDLVNMGVARAAGLPVLVVGDIDRGGVFASFFGTTALLEAADQRLIAGYLVNKFRGDVELLRPGLSMLTSVTGRPFFGVLPYAHGLGIDEEDGLRVSLRGAVRESMVAPPVGAEILRVAVCAVPLMSNFTDVDALAAEPGVVVRFVDRPEELVDADLVIVPGTRGTVRALDWLRRRGLADALVRRAAEGRPVLGICGGFQLLGDRIDDEVESRAGVVEGLGLLPVRVRFAAAKTLARPSGSALGEPVEGYEIHHGVAEVLGGEPFLDGCRVGEVWGTHWHGSLESDGFRRAFLRRVAEAAGRRFVPAPDTSFEALREEQLDRLGDLIEEHADTEALRRLIEDGPPAGLPFVPPGAPAPVAAPSAAAPDGEVPPAPAGGVPPAPDNGVSEAPARGGDGRETGTPERTRQTPPGLEGAPEGQEGDA; via the coding sequence ATGGAGGGCCGTAGGCGGGGCGGCGGGCTGCTGGTCGCGGGGACGACCTCGGACGCGGGCAAGAGCGTGGTCACCGCGGGCATCTGCCGCTGGCTGGCCCGGCAGGGCGTGAAGGTCGCGCCGTTCAAGGGGCAGAACATGTCCTTGAACTCGTTCGTGACCCGGGACGGCGCCGAGATCGGGCGGGCGCAGGCGATGCAGGCGCAGGCGGCGGGGGTCGAGCCCTCGGCGCTGATGAACCCGGTGCTGCTGAAACCGGGCGGCGACCGCACCAGCCAGGTGATGCTGCTGGGCAGACCGGTCGGCGAGATGAGCGCCCGGGGGTACTTCGGCCGTGCCGGGCGGCGCGAGGAGCTGCTGACCACGGTGCTGGACTGCCTGGACCAGTTGCGGAGCACGTACTCCGCCGTGATCTGCGAGGGCGCGGGCAGCCCGGCGGAAATCAACCTGCGCCGCACGGACCTGGTGAACATGGGCGTCGCCCGTGCGGCCGGGCTTCCGGTGCTGGTGGTGGGGGACATCGACCGCGGCGGGGTCTTCGCCTCCTTCTTCGGGACGACGGCCCTGCTGGAAGCGGCCGACCAGCGCCTGATCGCGGGCTATCTGGTCAACAAGTTCCGCGGGGACGTGGAGCTGCTGCGGCCCGGCCTCTCCATGCTGACATCGGTGACCGGGCGTCCGTTCTTCGGTGTCCTGCCGTACGCGCACGGGCTCGGCATCGACGAGGAGGACGGGCTCCGGGTGTCGCTGCGCGGGGCGGTGCGGGAGTCGATGGTGGCTCCGCCGGTCGGCGCCGAGATCCTGCGGGTCGCGGTCTGCGCGGTGCCGCTGATGTCCAATTTCACCGATGTCGACGCGCTCGCGGCCGAACCGGGCGTGGTGGTGCGGTTCGTGGACCGGCCCGAGGAGCTGGTGGACGCCGATCTGGTGATCGTGCCCGGCACCCGGGGCACGGTGCGCGCGCTGGACTGGCTGCGCCGCCGCGGGCTGGCGGACGCGCTGGTGCGCCGGGCCGCCGAGGGGCGCCCGGTGCTGGGGATCTGCGGCGGCTTCCAGCTCCTCGGTGACCGCATCGACGACGAGGTGGAGTCCCGGGCCGGTGTCGTCGAGGGGCTGGGGCTGCTGCCGGTGCGGGTCAGGTTCGCGGCGGCCAAGACTCTGGCGAGGCCCAGCGGATCGGCGCTGGGCGAGCCCGTCGAGGGGTACGAGATCCACCACGGCGTCGCCGAGGTCCTCGGTGGTGAGCCGTTCCTGGACGGCTGCCGGGTCGGGGAGGTGTGGGGCACCCACTGGCACGGGTCGCTGGAGAGCGACGGTTTCCGGCGGGCGTTCCTGCGGCGGGTGGCCGAGGCGGCGGGGCGGCGGTTCGTGCCTGCTCCGGACACCTCGTTCGAGGCGCTGCGCGAGGAGCAGCTCGACCGGCTCGGCGATCTCATCGAGGAGCACGCGGACACGGAAGCGCTCCGGCGGCTGATCGAGGACGGTCCACCGGCGGGTCTGCCGTTCGTGCCGCCGGGCGCCCCCGCCCCGGTGGCGGCACCCTCGGCGGCTGCTCCGGACGGCGAGGTGCCACCGGCTCCGGCAGGCGGGGTGCCACCGGCTCCGGACAACGGGGTATCGGAGGCTCCGGCCCGGGGCGGCGACGGACGGGAAACAGGGACGCCGGAGCGGACCCGGCAGACGCCTCCGGGGCTCGAAGGTGCCCCGGAGGGACAGGAAGGAGACGCATGA